TCGATGACCGTCACGCCATGCTGCGCAAGTATCTCGGCGTGATGCGCATGCGCACTGGCCGACGTGGCATCGAACGCGATGCGCACGTCGCGGAACTCCGGCATCGCGACCAGCCCCTCGATACCATCGGCCGTGGTCGCCACACCAAGCCGCTGGGCACGTGCCAGGCCATCGGAAGCGGGATCGATGCCCACCATGGCCGCCATCTTGAGATGACGGGCGTTGCGCATCACTTTGATCATCAGATCAGTGCCGATGTTGCCGGACCCGATGATGGCTACAGAAAATTTATTGTCGCTCACGATTGAAACTCCGATGACTTCGAGAAGACGGCGCGCACTTCGCCCAGGCCTTCGATCCTCGCGGAGAAGACATCCCCGGCATGTACCGCAACCATGGGCCCCAATGCGCCGGTCAGCACCACATCGCCGGCCTGCAAGGGTTGCCCGACGCGAACCATCATGTCGGCAAGCCATACGGCAGCATTCAACGGATTGCCCAGGCATGCGGCGCCCGCCCCCACGCTGACCTGCTCGCCCCTGCGTTCCATGACCATGCCGCAACGCACGAGATCCAGATCACCCAGCTTGACGGGGCGCGTTCCGAGCACAAAGAGTCCGCTCGACGCGTTGTCCGCCACGGTATCGAGCAGTCGGATATCCCAGTTCGCGATGCGGCTGCCCACGACCTCGATGGCCGGCAGCGCATAGGCCGTGGACCCAACGATATCGGCAATCGTATGGCGCTCGTGCGGCAGGTCGTACTCGATCATCAGCGCAATCTCCGCTTCGACCTTGGGCTGATGGGTCCGGCCGAAGGGTATTTCCTCGCCGTCGCCGAAAGCCATGGTGTCCAGCAGCGTGCCGAAGTCCGGCGTGTCTACACCCAACTGCGCCTGCACGATCTTCGACGTCAGGCCAATCTTGCGCCCCACGGTGCGCCCGCCGGCAGCCAACTGCCGTTGAATGTTGATCTGCTGGATGCGGTAGGCGTGTTCGAGCGCCACACCCCCACGCTTGGCCAATGCTTCGATGGCATCGCGAACAGGAGGAACGGGGCTGAACGGCTGCGCCCCATGCGGCTGCCACAGCGAATCGGCAATGCCCTGCAGTGTCGGATGACTGTCCATGTTCAATCGACCCTCACGCAGATGTTCGTGATCTCGGAATAGAAGTCCATGGAGTGGCGTCCCCCCTCCCGTCCGAATCCCGAGAGCTTTGCGCCGCCGAAGGGCGTACGCAGGTCCCGCGCATACCAAGCGTTGACCCACACGATGCCGGTCTCGATCTGCTGTGCAACGCGGTGGCCTCTTGCAAGGTGCGTGGTCCACACGCTGGCTGCCAGGCCGTACTTGCTGTTGTTCACCCGTGCCACCACTTCGTCCTCGGCGTCGAACGGCGCGATATGGCAAACGGGCCCGAATACTTCTTCGGTGACACACCGTGCGGTATCCGGCAGTCCGGTCCAGATCGTGGGCTGGACGAAGGCGCCGTTGTCGCAGTCATCGCCAAAATGCGGTACGTCACCGCCAGTCACCACGGTTGCGCCCTCTTCGACGGCGAGCCTGAAGTAGCTCAGCACCTTATCGCGATGACCCTTGGAAATCATGGGGCCGGTAGTGTTGCCAGCCACGTACGGCGACCCGACGCGCAGCGCCTTCGTGCGCGCCTTCAACTCGGAGACGAAGCGCTCGAAGATCGAACGTTCGACATAGACGCGCTCCGTGCACATGCAGACCTGCCCCGCATTGGTGAAGCTGGAGCGCAGGATGCCTTCGACCGCAGCGTCGAAATCCGCGTCGGCGAACACGATCGCCGCATTCTTGCCGCCGAGTTCGAAGGACACGTTCTTCACGCCATCGGCCACGGCCTTCATGATGGTGCTGCCGGTCCTGGACTCGCCGGTGAAGGTAATGGCATCGATCTCCGGATGCCGGGTCAGCCATTCCCCCGCGGCGTTGGGGCCGTGCCCATGAATCAGGTTGAACACACCGTTGGGCAGTCCGGCGTCGCGAATGACGTCCGCCAGCAGCGTTGCGCTGGTCGGCGACTCCTCCGACGGCTTGGCCACCACCGTGTTGCCCATGGCCAGTGCCGGAGCCACTTTCCACGTCAGCAGGAGCAGCGGCAGGTTCCAGGGCGATA
The genomic region above belongs to Cupriavidus pauculus and contains:
- a CDS encoding 2-keto-4-pentenoate hydratase; the protein is MDSHPTLQGIADSLWQPHGAQPFSPVPPVRDAIEALAKRGGVALEHAYRIQQINIQRQLAAGGRTVGRKIGLTSKIVQAQLGVDTPDFGTLLDTMAFGDGEEIPFGRTHQPKVEAEIALMIEYDLPHERHTIADIVGSTAYALPAIEVVGSRIANWDIRLLDTVADNASSGLFVLGTRPVKLGDLDLVRCGMVMERRGEQVSVGAGAACLGNPLNAAVWLADMMVRVGQPLQAGDVVLTGALGPMVAVHAGDVFSARIEGLGEVRAVFSKSSEFQS
- a CDS encoding 2-hydroxymuconic semialdehyde dehydrogenase, with amino-acid sequence MDYYAEIAQRLPRQLRCFVDGEFVAWKDSFPKLSPVDGRELSQVTEADAATVDAAVRAARRAHNGPWRKTTPAQRAEALRRIADGILDRFDEFVAAEVADTGRPIAQARALDVARAISNFRTFADLVSTAHSECFESSGADGTQLLNYVTRKPLGVVGVISPWNLPLLLLTWKVAPALAMGNTVVAKPSEESPTSATLLADVIRDAGLPNGVFNLIHGHGPNAAGEWLTRHPEIDAITFTGESRTGSTIMKAVADGVKNVSFELGGKNAAIVFADADFDAAVEGILRSSFTNAGQVCMCTERVYVERSIFERFVSELKARTKALRVGSPYVAGNTTGPMISKGHRDKVLSYFRLAVEEGATVVTGGDVPHFGDDCDNGAFVQPTIWTGLPDTARCVTEEVFGPVCHIAPFDAEDEVVARVNNSKYGLAASVWTTHLARGHRVAQQIETGIVWVNAWYARDLRTPFGGAKLSGFGREGGRHSMDFYSEITNICVRVD